From the Planctomycetota bacterium genome, the window GCCGGGACTCGTCGAACCGCACCGTCACGCTCGACACCGGACGGCTCCAGACCGCGGCGACCGGGACCAGATCGTTGACGATCAGGTTCGTTTCGTCGCTCCCGGCCCGGCGGTCGATCGATCCGGTCACGATGACGACCTCGTCGGTGCGGATCCGCTCGCCGACGCGGGCGAATTCCTCGGGCCAGCAGATCGTGCGGACCAGCCCCTCCATGTCTTCGAGGTCGAACATCGCGTAGCGCGTGTGCGTCGAGCCGTTCCGCGGCTGCTTGACCGCCGAATGCTTGACCGCGGCGACGAGCCCGCCGATCACGACTTCGCGGCGCGCGGGCACGCCGGTGAGCCCGGTCGTGCCGTGGGTCGTGACCGCGTCGAGCACGGCCGCATGCTCGGCGAGGGGATGGCTGTGGACGTAGTAGCCGAGCACCTCCTTCTCCCCGAGGCGCATCTGCGCGTCGGACAGTGGCGGCACGTCGGTGCCGCCGCCGCGCACGGCGGCCGGTGCCGCCGGCGCCGGCGCGGCATCGAGCGCGTCGAACAGGCTCTTCTGGCCGCTGCGCCGATCGGCAAGCCGCGCGGCGCCGGCGGCCATCGCCCGCTCGATGCCCGCCAGCACGGCGCCCCGGTGGCGCCCGAGGGCGTCGAGCGCCCCGGCCTTGCCGAGGCTTTCGATCGCCGTCCGATTGACGACCGCCGGGTCGAGGCGCCCGCAGAAGTCGTCGAGGTCGCCGTAGGGCCCGCCGCGCTGCCGCTCGGTGGCGATCGCCTCGGCGGCCTGGAGGCCGCAGCCCTTGATCGCCGCCAGCCCGAAGGCGATCCGACCGTCGCGGACCGAGAAGTCGGGCATCGAGACGTTGACGTCGGGGGGGGCGACCTCGATCCCCATCCGCCGGCAGTCCTCGACGTGCTCGACCAGGGCGTCCTTCTTCTTGAAATTCCGGCCGGTGATATCGCCGGACAGCAGTGCCGCCATGAACTCGACCGGCCAGTGGGTCTTGAGGTAGGCGGTCTGCCAGGCGAGCAGGGCGTAGGCGGTGGAGTGGCTCTTGTTGAAGCCGTACCCGGCGAACTTCTCGATCAACCCGAACAGGTCGGCCGCCTCGCCGGCCGCGAGACCCCGCGCCTTGGCCCCGGCCACGAAGCGCTCGCGAAACTGTGAGATCGTCTCCAGCTTCTTCCTGCTGATCGCCTTGATGCACGTGTAGGCGCTCGACAACTCGATGCCACCGAGGCGCTCGAGGATCCGCATCACCTGCTCCTGGTAGACCATCACCCCGTGCGTCTCCTCGAGCACCTCCTTCATCACCGGATGGAGGTACTCGGCACGCTGGCGCCCGTGCTTGACGGCGACGTAGTCGTCGACCATTCCCCCCTCGAGCGGACCGGGGCGGTAGAGGGCGTTGACGGCGACGATGTCGAGGAACTGATCGGGTTTCATCCGCTGGAGCAGGTCGCGGATCCCGCCGCTCTCGAGCTGGAAGATCCCCTTCGTCTCGCCGCGGCACAGGAGCTCGAACGTCGGCCGGTCGTCGAGCGGGAAGGCAAACGGGTCGGGGCGCGGCTGGCCAGTGGCGGCGATGATCTCGAGCGTCTTGGCGACCACCGTGAGGTAGCGGAGCCCGAGGAAGTCCATCTTCATCAGGCCGGCGCGCTCGACGTCGCCCATCGCCCACTGCGTGATGACTTCATCCTTGCCGGTGACCCGCTGCAGCGGCACGTATTCGACGAGCGGCCGGTCGGCGATCACGACGGCGGCGGCGTGCGTGCCGACGTTGCGGGCGAGCCCCTCGATCCGGCCGGCGAGATCGACCAACTCGCGGATCTCCTGGTCGGTGTCGCAGGCCTCGGCGAGCCGGGAGCCCGGCGCGGCGGCCTCGGCCAGCGTGATCCCGAGCTGGTCGGGCACGAGGGCGACGATCGAGTCGACCCGCGGCACCGGCATCCCCAGCGCCCGGCCGACGTCGCGGATCGCGGCCCGCGCCGCCAGCGTGCCGAACGTGCCGATCTGGGCGACGTTCTCGGCGCCGTACTTCCGCTTCACGTAGTCGATGACCTCGCCGCGCCGCTCCTTGCAGAAGTCGATGTCGATGTCGGGGGCTTCCTTGCGGTTCTCGTCGAGGAATCGCTCGAACAGCAGGTCATATTCCAGCGGGCAGACGTGCGACAGGTGCAGCGCGTAGGCGACCAGCGCACCCACGCCCGAGCCACGGGCCGCGGCGGGGATCCCCTGCTCGCGGGCGTGGCGGACGAAGTCGTGGACGATGAGGAAATAGCTGGAGAACCCAAGTTTCTCGATCACGGCCAATTCGCGGTCGAGCCGGGCGACGACGTCGGCGTGGAGATTGCCCGCGTCGCGCGCGGCGGCGGGGTCACGCCACCGTTTCGCGACGTCGGCATAGCGGTCGCAGAGGCCGGCGACGCACAGCCGGCGGAGCTCGCTGCCCGACGTGCATCCCGTCGGCACCTCGAACCCGGGGAAATGCCGGCGCCCGAGCTCGAGATCGATCGACACGCCGTCGGCGATCTGCTGGCTGCGGGCCACGGCGGCGAGCGTCTCCTCGCCACGCAGCGCTCCGACCATCGCCGCCATCTCGGCCGGGCTCTTGAGGTAGTACTCGGTGGCCTCCATCCGCAGGCGACCGGGGTCGTTGCGGAACCGGCCGGTGTTGACGCACAGGAGGATGTCCTGGGCCTCGGCGTCCTCGCGGTTGACGTAGTGGCAATCGCAGGTCGCGACCGTCGGGATCCCGGCGTGGCGGGCCACGTCGAGCGCGGCGAGCGTCACCTGCCGCTGCAGGTCGAGGCCGTTGTCCTGGATCTCGATGAAGTACCGATCGCCGAACACCGACGCGAACCAGCCCACGATCTCCGCCGAGGCGACCAGGGCGTCGGCCTGCCCGCTCCCGCTGCCGACCAGCGACCGGCTGAACTCGCTCGCCAGACAGCCCGACAGGCAGATGATGCCGGCCGAATGGGCGGCGAGCAGCTCCCGGTCGATGCGCGGCTTGAAGTAGAAGCCCTCCAAATACGCCTTGGTGGCCAGTTGGAGGAGGTTGCCGAAACCCTCCCGGTCCTTCGCCAGGAGCGTGAGGTGGTAGCTCGATTCCCGCTGGCTGCCGGCATCCTTCTGAAACCGGCTCCCGGGTGCGATGTAGGCCTCGTACCCGATGATCGGATTGATGCCCGCCGCCTTGGCAGCCTCGTAGAACTCCAGCGCCCCGTGGAGATTGCCGTGGTCGGTGATCGCCAGGGCGTTCATCCCCAGCTCGGCCGTGCGGGCCACGAGCCGGTCGATCGAGCTGGCGCCGTCGAGCAGGCTGTAGTGGCTGTGGCAGTGGAGATGGACGAACGGGGGTGGGGTCACGGGCGGCTCCCTCCGGTGGTGACGGCCAGGATTCTACCGCGCGGAAGGCAGGGTTCACCCGCCGCCACGAGACTCGGACGCGGCACGCCTCAGGAGGGCTCGCCGATCCGCCGCAGGAGGTTCGCCAGACGGGCCTGGAGGTCGAGCAGCATCTGCCAGTGGAGGAAGTCGATCTCGACGCGCTCGTGTCCGGGGCGCATTTGCATCCCGATCGTCGCCTCGCGGAGCACGGCCTGGATGTAGTCGAGGAGCTCGGCGAGCTCGGCCGACTGCGCCGGGCTGAGCCGCGTGGGCAACGGCGGCGGCGTGCCCGGCAGCAGCGACGGCACGTCGGGCACCTCGAGATCGTGGTCGCTCGCCGAGTGGACGATCCGCCGCAGCCGCTCCCCCACCTGGCGCGCCTGCGCTTCCTCGGCGGGCGGCAGTCGCGCGGCGATCGCCGCGATCCGGCGGTCGATGTCGCTGTGGGAGCCGACGAGCAGCAAGGAGCGGCCCAGGGCGATCATGTCGCCGTCGCGCACGATCCGAACCTGGATGTCCTCGCCGTTGACGCGGGTGCCGTTGGTGCTCTCCAGGTCGGTGAGCACGAGCTTGTCGTTGTCGTCCTGGAGCTTGAGGTGGAAGCGGCTGATCCGCTCGTCGTTGAGCTGGATCGAGTTCCCCTCCTCGCGGCCGATCGTCACCGGCGTCGGCACACGCTCGAAGACCTTGCCGCGATCGGCACCGTGCAGGACCCGCAGCGTCACCTGTGCCATCGGCCCACCCGCAGCCATCGGTACCGCCCCGGTCTCGCGCGAAAGCACCGCGCCCGGGCCCCCGACCCGGCATTCCCGGGCACGTGGAGCGCAGGCGCTTGTGCGCAGCCCCCGACGAGTGTCATGGATATGGTCTGGAATCGGTCGAAGTCAAAGACTTTTCCCGGTTTTTCGGTTGGCGCCGCTCCTGCCGTCACCACCCGACCGGGCCGGGACGGGGAATGACGGACGGAGCCGCGGGTCGCGGCGACTATACTCCGCCGAATCCCCGATCCGTGGCACCATGCGAACGCCCCCCGGCGTTTCCACCATCCGCCCGGACCCTTCCCGCCGGGCGTGTCGCGATGGCATGGCTGCAACCGGTCCTCGACCTGTTCTTCAAACTCGACGAGCGGCTCCACACGGTCATCGAGCAGTGGGGGCCGTGGACGCTTGTCCTCCTGTTCGTGATCGTGTTCTGCGAGACCGGACTGGTCGTCACGCCGTTCCTGCCCGGTGATTCGCTGCTGTTCGCCGCCGGGGCGATGGCGGCGTTGTTCCCCGACCTGCTCGGCCTGCCCGCACTGCTGATCACGCTCACCGTGGCCGCGATCCTCGGCGACACCGTCAACTACGCCCTCGGGAGGGCCGTCGGGCCGCGTGCCTTCGCCCTCGACACGTGGTTCCTCCGCCACCACAACCTCGTCAAGGCACAGGAGTTCTACGAGCGCCACGGGGGCAAGACGATCGTCCTGGCGAGGTTCGTGCCGATCGTCCGCACCTTCGCGCCGTTCGTGGCCGG encodes:
- the dnaE gene encoding DNA polymerase III subunit alpha, with amino-acid sequence MTPPPFVHLHCHSHYSLLDGASSIDRLVARTAELGMNALAITDHGNLHGALEFYEAAKAAGINPIIGYEAYIAPGSRFQKDAGSQRESSYHLTLLAKDREGFGNLLQLATKAYLEGFYFKPRIDRELLAAHSAGIICLSGCLASEFSRSLVGSGSGQADALVASAEIVGWFASVFGDRYFIEIQDNGLDLQRQVTLAALDVARHAGIPTVATCDCHYVNREDAEAQDILLCVNTGRFRNDPGRLRMEATEYYLKSPAEMAAMVGALRGEETLAAVARSQQIADGVSIDLELGRRHFPGFEVPTGCTSGSELRRLCVAGLCDRYADVAKRWRDPAAARDAGNLHADVVARLDRELAVIEKLGFSSYFLIVHDFVRHAREQGIPAAARGSGVGALVAYALHLSHVCPLEYDLLFERFLDENRKEAPDIDIDFCKERRGEVIDYVKRKYGAENVAQIGTFGTLAARAAIRDVGRALGMPVPRVDSIVALVPDQLGITLAEAAAPGSRLAEACDTDQEIRELVDLAGRIEGLARNVGTHAAAVVIADRPLVEYVPLQRVTGKDEVITQWAMGDVERAGLMKMDFLGLRYLTVVAKTLEIIAATGQPRPDPFAFPLDDRPTFELLCRGETKGIFQLESGGIRDLLQRMKPDQFLDIVAVNALYRPGPLEGGMVDDYVAVKHGRQRAEYLHPVMKEVLEETHGVMVYQEQVMRILERLGGIELSSAYTCIKAISRKKLETISQFRERFVAGAKARGLAAGEAADLFGLIEKFAGYGFNKSHSTAYALLAWQTAYLKTHWPVEFMAALLSGDITGRNFKKKDALVEHVEDCRRMGIEVAPPDVNVSMPDFSVRDGRIAFGLAAIKGCGLQAAEAIATERQRGGPYGDLDDFCGRLDPAVVNRTAIESLGKAGALDALGRHRGAVLAGIERAMAAGAARLADRRSGQKSLFDALDAAPAPAAPAAVRGGGTDVPPLSDAQMRLGEKEVLGYYVHSHPLAEHAAVLDAVTTHGTTGLTGVPARREVVIGGLVAAVKHSAVKQPRNGSTHTRYAMFDLEDMEGLVRTICWPEEFARVGERIRTDEVVIVTGSIDRRAGSDETNLIVNDLVPVAAVWSRPVSSVTVRFDESRHGSDLLDRLATVVHRHPGAVPLRLVIELADGRRVHVDCDRHAVAWSEALHADLVALLGPGSVRATPVVQRRDGDGPRRQASGRAPARSA
- a CDS encoding FHA domain-containing protein, producing MAQVTLRVLHGADRGKVFERVPTPVTIGREEGNSIQLNDERISRFHLKLQDDNDKLVLTDLESTNGTRVNGEDIQVRIVRDGDMIALGRSLLLVGSHSDIDRRIAAIAARLPPAEEAQARQVGERLRRIVHSASDHDLEVPDVPSLLPGTPPPLPTRLSPAQSAELAELLDYIQAVLREATIGMQMRPGHERVEIDFLHWQMLLDLQARLANLLRRIGEPS
- a CDS encoding DedA family protein; the encoded protein is MAWLQPVLDLFFKLDERLHTVIEQWGPWTLVLLFVIVFCETGLVVTPFLPGDSLLFAAGAMAALFPDLLGLPALLITLTVAAILGDTVNYALGRAVGPRAFALDTWFLRHHNLVKAQEFYERHGGKTIVLARFVPIVRTFAPFVAGIGRMNYPQFLFYNVVGGIAWVLICTLAGYHFGNIPVVKENFELVVVGIVLLSVLPVAWEWWRHSRSTAGGSSSDRRSG